The Canis lupus familiaris isolate Mischka breed German Shepherd chromosome 27, alternate assembly UU_Cfam_GSD_1.0, whole genome shotgun sequence genome window below encodes:
- the LOC119877631 gene encoding cationic amino acid transporter 3-like, protein MLRQALRKFGQKLVHRRPLEQNVYEFKYGRSMSTLDLVALCVGRTVGVGVYFLLAEVASSQAGPATVICFLVAGLTSLLAGLCYAEFSGRVPHPGSAYLYCFVTIGELWAFITGWNLILSFFIDAVVVIRAWTLIFDYLIGNQISESISEHIPQVLADNLVYFTMVLWLFLLEIRNLSFRGVFIVFKLFTLVKLLVLSFVIVSGFIKGDLHNWKLTEEDYIKAGLNDTSSLGPLGSGGFMPFGFQGILRGAATCFYAFIGFSVLVTRVKESHMPERSIPMGIVISLLTCILVYFGVSAALTLMVPYYQLRPGSTLPEVFLHIGWGLAYYVVTIAISCSIFVSMYYSFVFPILLVINMMAEDGLLFPVIARVMAGTYPQLMLRIFIYVIAVIILFFFGFTDLLDLRSIATLLSYSLVAFCILIIRYQPKRRNKENKAEEEEENEGNEAEVQEEKLTLQGLIFPGSPTPTPLSARVVYVCSSLLALLLIVLCLVLAQWPGLLSGDPGWITVVVLLLVLITGITGIIWRQPQSSHLLHFKVPGLPLLPLLSIFLNVCLMMQMTAGTWVRFGAWMLTGFVIYFAYGIQRSLKRPNHRP, encoded by the coding sequence ATGCTGCGTCAAGCACTTCGCAAGTTTGGTCAAAAGCTGGTACACAGACGTCCACTGGAACAAAACGTTTATGAGTTTAAATATGGTAGAAGCATGAGCACTCTGGATTTAGTGGCCCTGTGTGTGGGCCGCACAGTGGGGGTTGGTGTGTATTTCCTGCTTGCTGAGGTGGCTAGTAGTCAAGCAGGACCAGCCACTGTGATATGCTTCTTGGTGGCTGGCCTAACTTCGTTATTGGCTGGGCTGTGCTATGCAGAGTTTAGTGGCCGGGTTCCGCATCCTGGTTCCGCATATCTCTACTGTTTTGTCACTATAGGCGAACTCTGGGCATTCATCACCGGTTGGAACCTCatcctctccttttttattgATGCAGTTGTTGTGATCCGGGCCTGGACCTTAATTTTTGACTACCTGATTGGAAATCAGATCTCTGAGAGCATCTCAGAGCACATTCCCCAAGTCTTAGCAGATAATCTAGTCTACTTTACTATGGTCCTTTGgttgtttcttttagaaattcGAAATCTGAGTTTTCGTGGGGTCTTCATAGTTTTCAAACTGTTCACATTGGTGAAACTTTTGGTTCTCAGTTTTGTCATCGTCTCTGGCTTCATTAAGGGGGACCTGCACAACTGGAAGCTCACAGAAGAGGACTATATAAAGGCTGGACTCAATGACACCTCTAGCTTGGGCCCTCTGGGCTCTGGAGGATTCATGCCTTTTGGCTTCCAGGGGATTCTCCGTGGAGCAGCTACCTGTTTCTATGCTTTTATAGGTTTCAGCGTTCTTGTTACCAGAGTCAAAGAATCGCACATGCCTGAGCGTTCAATCCCCATGGGCATTGTTATTTCACTGCTCACCTGCATCTTGGTATATTTTGGTGTCTCTGCAGCACTTACACTTATGGTGCCTTACTACCAGCTCCGACCTGGGAGCACCTTGCCTGAGGTATTTCTCCATATTGGCTGGGGCCTTGCCTACTATGTTGTAACTATTGCAATTTCCTGTAGTATTTTTGTCAGCATGTATTACAGCTTTGTGTTCCCCATACTTTTAGTGATAAACATGATGGCAGAAGATGGCCTCCTGTTCCCTGTGATTGCCAGGGTCATGGCTGGCACATACCCCCAGTTAATGTTGAGGATATTCATTTATGTTATTGCAGTAATCATATTATTCTTCTTTGGATTCACTGATCTCTTGGACCTCAGGTCAATTGCAACCCTGCTATCTTATTCCCTGGTAGCATTTTGTATTCTCATCATCAGGTATCAGCCTaaaaggaggaataaagaaaacaaagcagaggaggaagaggagaatgagggAAATGAAGCAGAGGTGCAAGAGGAGAAGCTAACTCTACAGGGACTAATTTTTCcaggcagccccacccccactccacttTCTGCCCGAGTTGTCTATGTTTGCTCCTCACTGCTTGCTCTGCTGCTTATTGTTCTTTGCCTGGTGCTGGCCCAGTGGCCAGGTCTGctttctggagacccagggtggATCACAGTGGTTGTGCTGCTCCTGGTGCTCATCACTGGGATCACTGGAATCATCTGGAGACAGCCACAGAGCTCCCATCTGCTTCATTTTAAGGTACCtggtctgcctctcctcccactcctgaGCATCTTTCTGAATGTTTGCCTTATGATGCAGATGACCGCTGGCACCTGGGTCCGATTTGGTGCCTGGATGCTGACTGGGTTTGTTATCTACTTCGCCTATGGGATCCAGCGCAGCCTTAAGAGGCCAAACCATAGACCTTGA